Proteins from a genomic interval of Luteibacter pinisoli:
- a CDS encoding YrbL family protein: MFRLADATPIATGHVREVYQHPDDETLLVKVIASASIEARWNQAPWYRRIARSGPYKDFVREFREYVTSIYVGGYETSPIARVVGLEMTDIGLGQIVEKVRTPDGRLAPTLHDWVKAEGFTERTRAEMEAFYDRLLSHDTIAADLHAWNVVYGEDSRGGPRLVMIDGFGEKNIIPHQSMSRSHNAKRMKRKYDRMLKRTIAEAPAR; the protein is encoded by the coding sequence ATGTTCAGACTGGCCGACGCCACGCCCATCGCCACCGGCCATGTCCGCGAGGTGTACCAGCACCCCGACGACGAGACACTGCTGGTGAAGGTGATCGCCAGCGCATCCATCGAGGCCCGCTGGAACCAGGCCCCCTGGTACCGCCGCATCGCGCGCAGCGGCCCGTACAAGGATTTCGTGCGTGAGTTCCGCGAGTACGTCACCAGCATTTACGTCGGCGGCTACGAGACCTCGCCGATCGCCCGCGTGGTGGGCCTGGAGATGACCGACATCGGCCTCGGCCAGATCGTCGAGAAAGTGCGGACGCCGGACGGCCGGTTGGCGCCCACGCTACACGACTGGGTGAAGGCCGAAGGCTTCACCGAGCGCACCCGGGCCGAGATGGAAGCGTTCTACGACCGGCTGCTCAGCCACGACACCATCGCGGCCGACCTGCATGCATGGAACGTCGTGTACGGCGAGGATTCGCGCGGCGGCCCGCGCCTGGTGATGATCGACGGCTTCGGCGAGAAGAACATCATCCCGCACCAGTCCATGAGCCGCTCGCACAATGCCAAGCGCATGAAACGCAAGTACGACCGCATGCTCAAGCGCACCATCGCCGAAGCCCCGGCGCGCTAG
- a CDS encoding LTA synthase family protein, with amino-acid sequence MRKLIWRFVAAVLVFLTLARLGFSAWQWTRVHDAGGLWPVLLGGWRIDLSLLAMVIAVPALLSPWLGHRAWPTRLTAWWLRLWWLLYVLLEVSTPQFLIEYDTRPNRLYFEYLTSPHEVAAMLWNGYKLSVGAGLIVFALFAWIGFRLLPTRRPDARAVRGWMRPVATVLVFCVLFLAGRGTLQHRPLNASQVAFTNDAMVNTLPLNSLYNVLNAALALGNERSASAVYGKMADDEMNGIVRDTAGFTGAPLDPQYPSLHKQVATRQDGKPLNLVIILEESLGAQFVGSLGGAGYTPELDKLSNEGWWLERTYATGTRSARGLEAVTTGFLPTPAEAVLKLPRSQRDFFTLGALLDTFGYHTRFLYGGEAHFDNMRSFFFGNGFNEVVDSASFKTKPGFIGSWGASDEDMFNELHQRLLDDGDKPTLTVAFSVSNHTPWEYPAGRIKAEGEPASNANAVRYADWSIGQFFARAKTSPYWNHTVFLIVADHDARVFGASLVPVRHFHIPALILGAGVPVKKDEHIVSQVDLAPTLLSLIGISSEHPMLGADLTQRYPDRAIMQYGDNYGYLKDDTLVVLRPNQPTTQYHYGVEGEKLDPEAVDPKLEKVALAHALWPSWAYSHQRYRLAPKAADAKP; translated from the coding sequence GTGCGCAAGCTTATCTGGCGTTTCGTCGCCGCCGTCCTCGTCTTCCTGACCCTCGCCCGCCTTGGCTTTTCGGCCTGGCAATGGACGCGCGTCCACGACGCCGGCGGCCTGTGGCCGGTACTGCTGGGTGGCTGGCGCATCGACCTCTCCCTGCTGGCCATGGTCATCGCTGTGCCGGCCCTGCTCTCGCCGTGGCTCGGCCATCGCGCCTGGCCCACCCGCCTCACGGCCTGGTGGCTGCGCCTGTGGTGGCTGCTGTACGTGCTGCTGGAGGTCTCCACCCCGCAGTTCCTGATCGAGTACGACACGCGCCCGAACCGCCTGTACTTCGAGTACCTGACCAGCCCGCACGAAGTCGCGGCGATGCTCTGGAACGGCTACAAGCTCTCCGTGGGTGCCGGCCTCATCGTCTTCGCGCTGTTCGCGTGGATCGGCTTCCGCCTGTTGCCGACGCGCCGCCCGGATGCGCGCGCCGTGCGTGGCTGGATGCGCCCCGTGGCCACCGTGCTGGTGTTCTGCGTGCTGTTCCTCGCCGGCCGCGGCACCTTGCAGCATCGCCCGCTGAATGCATCGCAGGTGGCCTTCACCAACGATGCCATGGTCAATACGCTGCCGCTGAACTCGCTGTACAACGTGCTCAACGCGGCGCTGGCGCTGGGCAACGAGCGCTCCGCGTCGGCGGTGTACGGCAAGATGGCCGATGACGAAATGAACGGCATCGTGCGTGACACCGCGGGGTTCACCGGCGCGCCGCTGGATCCGCAGTACCCGTCGCTGCACAAGCAGGTGGCCACGCGCCAGGACGGCAAGCCGCTGAACCTGGTGATCATCCTCGAGGAAAGCCTGGGTGCGCAGTTTGTCGGCAGCCTCGGCGGCGCCGGTTACACGCCGGAACTCGACAAGCTCTCCAACGAAGGCTGGTGGCTGGAGCGCACGTACGCCACGGGCACGCGCAGCGCGCGTGGCCTGGAAGCGGTGACGACCGGTTTCCTGCCGACCCCGGCGGAAGCCGTGCTCAAGCTGCCGCGCAGCCAGCGTGATTTCTTCACCCTGGGCGCCTTGCTGGATACGTTCGGTTACCACACCCGCTTCCTCTACGGCGGCGAAGCGCACTTCGACAACATGCGTTCGTTCTTCTTCGGCAACGGCTTCAACGAAGTGGTGGACAGCGCGAGCTTCAAGACCAAGCCGGGCTTTATCGGCTCGTGGGGCGCGTCCGACGAGGACATGTTCAACGAACTGCACCAGCGCCTGCTCGACGATGGTGACAAGCCGACGTTGACGGTGGCGTTCTCCGTGTCGAACCACACGCCGTGGGAATACCCGGCCGGCCGGATCAAGGCCGAAGGCGAACCGGCGAGCAACGCCAATGCCGTGCGTTATGCGGACTGGTCCATCGGCCAGTTCTTCGCGCGGGCGAAGACGTCGCCGTACTGGAACCACACCGTGTTCCTGATCGTGGCCGACCACGATGCGCGCGTGTTTGGCGCCAGCCTGGTACCGGTGCGCCACTTCCATATCCCGGCGCTGATCCTTGGCGCGGGCGTGCCGGTGAAGAAGGACGAGCACATCGTCAGCCAGGTGGACCTGGCGCCGACGCTGCTCTCGCTCATCGGCATCAGCAGCGAACACCCCATGCTCGGCGCCGACCTCACCCAGCGCTACCCCGACCGCGCCATCATGCAGTACGGCGACAACTACGGTTACCTGAAGGACGACACCCTGGTGGTGCTGCGTCCCAACCAGCCCACTACGCAGTACCACTACGGCGTGGAAGGCGAGAAGCTCGATCCCGAGGCGGTGGACCCGAAACTGGAGAAGGTGGCCCTCGCCCACGCACTGTGGCCGAGCTGGGCGTATAGCCATCAGCGTTACCGGCTGGCGCCCAAGGCGGCCGACGCCAAACCGTAA
- a CDS encoding class I SAM-dependent methyltransferase, with product MTASLAHALRLIAEHGHAAPWLTKARAEGSVMADALARALIDDDGERSAYDAPQAFEVFIRGGGNASLYSAVSATLARLYEQLGVRCLLDIGVGDGLALLPALGQTRPAPTTVDVVEPSGGLLDALRPRLPAGKAWQLTLQAFLAQLAPERRWDLAQSTFALQSIAPGERLVALKKLRRHVTRLAIVEFDVPVFSSADERFASLAQRYERAASEYGDDAALVAGGFLAPMLLGQLRTAAPSNWEQPISAWQDELVRAGYRVAATTHVHDYSWAPAWLIVAKA from the coding sequence ATGACCGCCTCACTCGCCCATGCCCTCCGCCTCATCGCCGAGCACGGCCATGCGGCGCCGTGGCTGACGAAGGCGCGGGCGGAAGGCTCGGTGATGGCCGACGCCCTGGCCCGCGCGCTGATCGACGACGACGGCGAGCGGAGTGCGTATGACGCCCCGCAGGCCTTCGAGGTGTTTATCCGCGGCGGCGGCAACGCGTCGCTGTATTCCGCGGTAAGCGCCACGCTGGCCCGGCTCTATGAGCAACTGGGCGTGCGCTGCCTGCTCGACATTGGCGTGGGTGACGGGCTCGCCCTGCTGCCCGCCCTGGGCCAGACCCGGCCGGCGCCGACCACGGTGGACGTGGTCGAGCCCTCCGGTGGGCTGCTCGATGCGCTGCGTCCGCGCCTGCCCGCGGGCAAGGCATGGCAGCTGACCTTGCAGGCCTTCCTGGCCCAGCTGGCGCCCGAGCGCCGCTGGGATCTTGCGCAATCGACCTTCGCCCTGCAGTCGATCGCGCCGGGCGAGCGGCTGGTGGCGCTGAAGAAACTGCGCCGCCACGTGACGCGGCTGGCCATCGTCGAGTTCGACGTGCCCGTCTTCAGCAGTGCCGACGAACGCTTTGCCTCGCTGGCGCAACGCTACGAGCGGGCCGCGAGCGAGTACGGCGATGATGCGGCGCTGGTGGCCGGGGGCTTCCTCGCGCCGATGCTGCTTGGCCAGTTGCGTACGGCAGCGCCCTCGAACTGGGAGCAGCCGATATCGGCGTGGCAGGACGAGCTCGTCCGCGCAGGCTACCGGGTGGCCGCGACGACCCACGTGCACGACTACAGCTGGGCGCCCGCCTGGCTGATCGTCGCGAAGGCCTGA